The Amycolatopsis nigrescens CSC17Ta-90 genomic interval CGACCCGCTCCGCGGTCGCGGCGGTCATGTCGGTGGCGATGAACCCGGGGGCGATCGCGTTCGCGGTGACGCCGAACTTGCCGAGTTCGATGGCCAGCGTCTTGGTGAAGCCCTGCATGCCGGCCTTGGCCGCGGAGTAGTTGACCTGGCCGCGGTTGCCCAGTGCCGAGACGCTGGACAGGTTGACGATCCGGCCCCAGCCCTGCTCGGTCATGTACTTCTGCGCGGCGCGGGTCATCAGGAAGGAGCCCTTCAGGTGCACGCCGAGCACCGAGTCCCAGTCCTGCTCGGTCATCTTGAACAGCAGGTTGTCCCTGGTGATCCCGGCGTTGTTGATCAGCACGGTGGGCGGGCCGAGCTCGTCGGCCACCCTGGTCACCGCGGTATCCACCTGCTCGGCGTCGCTGACGTCGAGGCCGACCCCGATCGCCTTGCCGCCGCCGGCCACGATGGCCTCGGCGCCCTGGCGTACACCGTCTTCGTTCAGGTCGAGCAGTGCGACCGCGAAGCCGTCCGCGGCCAGGCGTTTCGCGACCGTGGCGCCGATACCGCGGCCGGCTCCGGTGACGATCGCGACGCGGGAGTGGGACTCGGTCACGGGGACCTCCTCTTCATTGAGAGACACTGAGAGTGCTAAGCAAGCGCTTAGAAAACTACTCGCCGCCTCCGTCGCGCGTCTGTGGCCTACGTCACTTCACCAGTTCGGGTGCGTGCACGACGGTGGCGCGCCGCAGCAGTGGCACCGCGAGCGTGGCGACCGCCAGCAGCTCGTTCACGGCCATGCCGCGCTCCACCAGTCCCAGCGGGAGGAGCTGCCACCACGGCGGGCCGCCGGTCGCCATGATCCCCACCGCGACCAGGATCGCGCCGAACCAGAGCAGCGAGGTGACCGCGAGGAACTGGGCCAGCCGCCGCCAGAGCAGCGAGTGCCGGAAGACGATGCGGGCGGCCAGCAGCACCGCGACCGGCAGGCAGACGAAGCCGACCACGCTGGCGATGCGGTGCACGTTGCCGCCGGTGCTCGGTCCGATCG includes:
- a CDS encoding beta-ketoacyl-ACP reductase; this encodes MTESHSRVAIVTGAGRGIGATVAKRLAADGFAVALLDLNEDGVRQGAEAIVAGGGKAIGVGLDVSDAEQVDTAVTRVADELGPPTVLINNAGITRDNLLFKMTEQDWDSVLGVHLKGSFLMTRAAQKYMTEQGWGRIVNLSSVSALGNRGQVNYSAAKAGMQGFTKTLAIELGKFGVTANAIAPGFIATDMTAATAERVGMDFETFKKAAAEQIPVRRVGEPEDIAHLASFLVSEGAGFISGQVIYAAGGPRD
- a CDS encoding DUF998 domain-containing protein translates to MTSDPAPPRSITLPAMGLAALALGAALILLLQILPPTDRINPVRRTISEYALSSNKWIFDLAVLLVALGSAAAFAGLVRHKLLPVRSFAVLLGALWTVSLLVVIVFPKHNWAIGPSTGGNVHRIASVVGFVCLPVAVLLAARIVFRHSLLWRRLAQFLAVTSLLWFGAILVAVGIMATGGPPWWQLLPLGLVERGMAVNELLAVATLAVPLLRRATVVHAPELVK